The following proteins are encoded in a genomic region of Pungitius pungitius chromosome 17, fPunPun2.1, whole genome shotgun sequence:
- the LOC119219634 gene encoding regulation of nuclear pre-mRNA domain-containing protein 1A-like translates to MSAFSEAALEKKLSELSNSQQSVQTLSLWLIHHRKHARTIVNVWINELKKAQVSRKLTFLYLANDVIQNSKKKGPEFTQDFAPVIVDAFKHVYRDGEEGCKKQLGRVLSIWQERAVYENNLLEQLSQVLYGEKKAKKRPYEEIRPNDEDFASQSSPAEPPQTAELIRALQELENAASGDSVLRQRISSLPAEVQDTSLLHRITDKESGERLSRLVEEACMLLADFSGRLAAEIDDRRQLTRTLTVFLQSQKDGLTQNEQKLDEYKRKLARVTQVRKELRVRLNNLPGGLYNSSK, encoded by the exons ATGTCAGCCTTCTCTGAGGCGGCTTTAGAGAAGAAACTGTCCGAGCTCAGCAACTCGCAGCAAAGTGTGCAGACGCTGTCGCTGTGGCTCATTCATCATAGAAAACACGCCAGGACCATTGTCAACGTGTGGATCAACGAACTAAAAAAAG CTCAGGTATCACGCAAGCTGACCTTCCTTTACTTGGCCAATGACGTCATTCAGAACAGCAAGAAGAAGGGCCCAGAGTTCACACAGGACTTTGCTCCGGTCATCGTGGACGCATTCAAACATGTATACAG AGATGGCGAGGAGGGCTGTAAGAAACAGCTGGGTCGGGTTctttccatctggcaggagagAGCTGTGTATGAGAACAACCTGCTGGAGCAGCTCTCCCAAGTCCTCT ATGGAGAAAAGAAGGCGAAGAAGAGACCGTATGAGGAGATCCGACCAAATGATGAAGATTTTGCTTCCCAGAGTTCCCCAGCCGAGCCCCCTCAG ACGGCAGAGTTGATCCGAGCCCTTCAGGAGCTGGAGAACGCGGCCTCTGGCGACTCGGTGCTGCGGCAGCGCATCTCGTCCCTTCCTGCTGAGGTGCAGGACACGTCGCTGCTTCACAGAATTACAG ATAAGGAATCGGGGGAGCGTCTCTCCCGGCTGGTGGAGGAGGCCTGCATGTTGCTAGCGGACTTCAGTGGCCGCCTGGCGGCGGAGATCGATGATCGGAGGCAACTCACGCGCACGCTAACGGTCTTCCTACAGAGCCAGAAAGACGGGCTGACCCAGAACGAGCAGAAACTTGAC GAGTACAAACGCAAACTGGCGAGGGTGACCCAGGTCCGGAAGGAGCTGCGAGTGCGTCTGAACAATCTTCCAGGAGGACTCTACAATTCTTCAAAATGA
- the LOC119218732 gene encoding uncharacterized protein LOC119218732 yields the protein MRPLQAQRGVSTKSQLFNSLKVYLNNKNRLQPIIGLDSITECVKAGTQHNELLYLCEVCVCRLSKADTRNHIMGSLHRYNYIKVWHPRLVSEWEEKSDLSKLAWPLMDMARVLEGEEGPGQVQWLEVEEAVYQMMATHSENAAVTLVRILKDGQGRGEPASFLDSYPGTEPLIGLFRVVECRSEEGHTYCFLCHCCRIRSNKKDIIDHLTKSSHLANYLMETHPDKVGVMIADINANYPLLQSLAKKVEQEEGRGELKVVNAPGSLCNLLTGKSYHWCIKILFNGWAHTDIRKRKIAVEGPSESGTSDEVMPQKNAALQSQRPKTLAAKRKGTNTVFSVRLPLTKGSLLLERSPFNTNDPAASSTYSPSPDWDLTPVPQSQWERCELDYHAGLFDVDPTQHTSRPQRDLRGGDAASGPYMGPESNFEFPPHRDVDGYHKGNEYFSQAGNLAVSKYQKVKREDNRTGRRGYQERSWQEFYDGHQNRGPRTKWPSPAVPHAQVLSPWNYHCEREASRAEQWYDWTPQSGVGTTDVSQRYCYQQRPSATQGHAGFRTGRSGEPAAPSDAAWFSVPPWQGDPLAHGGGGAPHPAVPLLEREQRFYPTYMGGHHWS from the exons ATGCGGCCGCTTCAAGCACAACGAG GAGTTTCTACCAAAAGCCAGCTGTTCAATTCTTTGAAGGTGTATCTCAACAACAAGAACAGACTGCAGCCCATTATTG GTCTCGACAGCATTACAGAATGCGTGAAGGCGGGTACGCAACACAACGAATTGTTATACCTATGtgaagtgtgcgtgtgtcgACTGAGTAAAGCCGACACGCGGAACCACATTATGGGAAGCCTCCACAGATACAACTACATT AAAGTCTGGCACCCCCGCTTAGTGTCTGAATGGGAGGAGAAGTCTGACCTTTCTAAACTGGCCTGGCCACTGATGGACATGGCCAGGGTACTCGAGGGTGAGGAGGGACCCGGACAGGTCCAG TGGTTAGAGGTTGAAGAAGCTGTGTACCAGATGATGGCAACACACAGTGAGAATGCAG CGGTTACTCTGGTAAGAATCTTAAAAGATGGGCAGGGCCGGGGTGAACCCGCCAGCTTTCTTGACAGCTACCCGGGAACTGAGCCTCTGATCG GTCTTTTCCGCGTGGTTGAGTGTAGAAGCGAAGAAGGCCACACGTACTGTTTCTTATGTCACTGCTGCCGCATCCGATCCAACAAAAAGGACATCATTGATCACCTAACCAAATCTTCCCATCTTGCGAACTACTTG ATGGAAACTCATCCGGACAAAGTCGGGGTAATGATTGCAGATATCAATGCCAATTATCCACTTCTCCAATCACTGGCTAAGAAAGTGGAGCAAGAAGAGGGCAGAGGAGAGCTGAAG GTGGTGAACGCACCAGGATCCCTCTGTAACCTCCTGACTGGCAAAAGTTACCACTGGT GTATAAAGATCCTATTTAACGGATGGGCACACACTGACATCAGGAAGCGGAAAATAGCTGTTGAAG GGCCAAGTGAGAGCGGGACTTCCGACGAGGTGATGCCCCAAAAAAATGCTGCGCTGCAGTCCCAACGGCCCAAAACGTTGGCGGCTAAAAGGAAAGGGACTAACACTGTGTTCAGTGTAAGACTGCCTCTTACCAAAGGCTCGTTGCTGCTGGAGAGGAGCCCCTTCAACACGAACGACCCCGCTGCGTCGTCTACCTACTCCCCCTCACCCGACTGGGATCTCACCCCCGTTCCACAGTCCCAGTGGGAGCGCTGTGAATTGGACTATCACGCGGGATTGTTTGACGTCGACCCCACCCAACACACCTCGCGACCTCAGCGCGACCTCCGCGGTGGAGACGCAGCATCCGGGCCATACATGGGTCCGGAAAGTAACTTTGAATTCCCTCCGCATCGAGACGTGGACGGGTATCACAAGGGCAATGAGTACTTCAGCCAGGCGGGAAACTTGGCTGTATCAAAATACCAAAAGGTTAAAAGGGAAGATAATCGCACCGGACGACGCGGTTATCAAGAACGATCGTGGCAGGAGTTTTACGACGGGCATCAAAATAGAGGGCCGCGGACTAAGTGGCCGTCCCCCGCTGTCCCCCACGCTCAAGTCTTGTCCCCTTGGAACTATCACTGCGAACGAGAGGCGAGCCGCGCTGAGCAGTGGTACGATTGGACCCCACAGAGCGGCGTCGGCACGACGGACGTTAGTCAGCGCTATTGCTACCAACAACGTCCGTCGGCGACACAAGGTCACGCGGGTTTTCGCACGGGTCGATCTGGGGAACCGGCTGCTCCTTCGGACGCTGCTTGGTTCAGCGTTCCTCCTTGGCAGGGGGATCCCCTCGCTCACGGTGGCGGCGGTGCACCGCATCCTGCTGTGCCGTTACTGGAGAGGGAACAGAGATTCTACCCAACATACATGGGAGGTCACCATTGGTCGTGA